From the Nitrospirota bacterium genome, the window TGTGGTGGGTTTTCTATTGTGCAACTCTTGGAGAAATCTCATAGACAATTATGGGAAGTTAAACAAGGCCAAGTTTGACGTTATCCTACGGCTGGAACAAGACCTTGATGCCCAAATATATGCAGCCGAGTGGGTATCTTTAGGTAAGGGATTGCGTCCACGCAAATACAAATCATTCACTTCAACGGAAAAAAACGTTCCGCTTTATTTCGCGATGCTCATATTAATCCTTACTCTTATTGCCGTGGGTTGGCAGATAAGTGGCTAACTATTCACTGGTGCGGACGCAAAAAGCCGCGCCGCATAGTTCAACCATTAAAATCCCCACTTTAATCGTTAATCATCAAACTGTTATTTCATCTGAATTCTTGAGAAGCAGGTATTCTCAGTAAATATTAAAACGAGAGTACCTGCTACTTTCCAGAATATATCAATGTTTTCCTCTTTTTCCCGGAAAGGGATCTCACCTGTTAAATAAAGACATGCTATAGTATTAACAGGCAGGAGAAAATCGTTTGTAGCTAAAATGTGGGGCTCGAATTTTGAGGGATTCGTCTAAAATCATAGGGCAGGACAAATTACTCGAGAAAGAAGTATATCCGCGTCTTAAGAAGTCTATTCCCTTTATCGTGACCGGTCAGCGAGGCATCGGCAAGAGTGAGATTATCAGATGGTCTTTTGCTCATTATTTATCAGACAAGGTCTTCTTTTCAGGGGCGCTGTCATATGGTGACATCCTGAAACTTATTGCTGAGGCTCAGGGTATCGAGGAATACAAGAAGATGAAGAACACGGATTTAGAGCGTGAGGTTATCAAATCAAAAAAGATTGCGCTCTTTATGGACGACATAGAACGTGCGACACCGAAACTTATACATTTCCTGACAGCTTTGAACGAGACCTGGACAATATACATGAGCGGGAATGAGCCGTTCCGGGAAGAACTGAAAAGGCTGACCTGGGGCAAGCCGAAAATAAAAGTAGAGCCGATAGACACCAAGGACCGGCTGCGCCTTGCCGAATACTGCATTTCAAAGACCGGGTCAATGATTGCCGGTCACGAAATAGCGTCAAAGTCGCGCGGTGTTCCGGCCCGGGCATGGGCAATAGCAAAGGGCGAAATTGTCCGGAACGAAGGTGAGAGGGTATCAGGAGAAGAAATTAATATAGCCCCGGTGTTCCTGGTAGTCGTTGCCGGCATTATGGTTTTGCGTTATGTCGGCAAGGGAATGGGCGAGCAAGATTTATATATGCTCGGTGGTATGGGTATGGCCGCTGGTTTATTTATAAGATATTTCATATCTAAAGCAGAACGTAGTAAATGACGGCCCCGACACACATAGCGTTCAGTTTAGCGACAGCGCTTTTATTCGGTGCTGAAGGATCAACCGTTCTCGGACTTGCGGCCGGCGGCGCATTGCTGCCCGACATAGACCATCCTCAAAGCGCTATTGGCCGGGTGTTCTTTTTCTTTTCTATTCCGCTTAATAAATATTTCGGACATCGAGGCTTTATTCACTCCGTCATCTTGTGGCTGCCGCTTACGGTATTAGGATCCTTTTTCTTTAAACCAATGCTATACCTTGGAATGGGCGCATTGTCTCACTGTCTCCTTGATTGTCTGAACATCTCAGGCGTTGCGCTTCTCAAACCGGTAACGGAAAAGATCTTTGTTCTTGCTTCTCAGAGGTACAGGATCGGCACAGGATCCCGTCAGGAGTTTATTCTTATGATGGCACTCGGTTTTGTAGGCTGGGGCGGCGGGTACATCGGGAGCCAGGGCGGTATAAGGACGATGCTTCAAGCTTTCATGGGTAATTATCAGATGGCCGTTGACCGGTATAAACGGGAAGGCACTAAGCAATGTTATTTTGAAGGTAAGCTACGATTAGCAGACGGCAATATCAAAGAGGGATCCTGGCTTGTGATCGGGACGGAAGGATCCGGACCATTTACGCCGCTTGCTGTATATGACAGGGAAGAAAATAAAATTATTCATGTCCCGGATCAGGCGGAGTTTCTTAAGGCTAAGATCAAAGTAACAGAAAAAGATTGGCATACCTTAAAACTGTCCGGGCCGTCGCAACTGACAAAGGGGACTGTTTATTTTAAGCCGGGGAGTAAGTGGCATATTGCGAAGGAAGGGGAGTATGTTTTTGGGGTTTTGCAGTATGAGGGGGATGTAACTTTGAAGCCGTCAACGTTGTAGTATATTTAAAGATTACCTATATGTATCTTCAAACTTTATTGATATCGAATATTAATAACTGTTCGCATGTATCAATAAATTCAATTATGATCCTGGGGGCTTGATTTATTCCTGAAAGAGAGAGGTTCGGATCACTGATTGAATCTGTACTACGGCATGAAAGACGCGTTTTTGAAAATCATAACGTCTGCCGTCTTTGTTAAATCTATTTACAAATTTATTTTCAATGATAGTCCCTGTACTAATTGCTCTGAACTTATTTACGAATTACGGATTTCAGCCGGAGTTCCTTTAAAAAAGGAATAGATTCAAGAAGCCTTGATTGTTGTTGCTAAGTTCTCCCTAAAAAGTCTTATGACAGCACTTTTTGAAAAATATAGATTATATCTGTAATTGCCCGTATCAGATGTATCTTGTCTTTACTCATGACGAAGAGCATCAATGGGGTCAAGTCTGGCTGCACGTCTTGCCGGAAAGAAACCGAAGATCACACCAATCACAGCAGAAAACAGGAAGGAAAGCAGGTTGATACCAGGATTGAAGATGTATGGAACCTGCATAAGTCGAGCTACGACAATCGAAGCTGCTGTCGCCAGAGCGATGCCGACCAATCCACCCAGCGATGAGAGCACCACAGCTTCCACGAGGAATTGTGTGAGCACATCATTCTCAAGAGCGCCGATGGCGAGTCGAACACCGATCTCACGGGTTCGCTCTGTGACTGACACAAGCATAATATTCATGATGCCGATGCCGCCGACAAGGAGGCTGACTGCCGCAACCGCTCCCAACAATGTCGTAAGCAATTGAGTGGTGCCGGTGAGCATTTTTGTGATCTCCTTCATGTCCATCACATTAAAGTTATCATCATCGCTCGCTGAAAGATGACGCCTCTCCCGCATTAATCTTCTGATATCACTCTGGGCTTTTTCAGTTGATGAGCCTTGCTGGACAGAAATCTGAATAAGACCGACATCCTGATTGCCAGAGATACGCCGATGAAAGGTGCTCAAAGAAATAACCACAATATCATCCTGATCCATGCCCATAGTGCTCTGGCCTTTTGCTTCCAACACCCCTATTACATCACACGAAAGTTTTTGCAGACGAATCTTTTCCCCTAAAGCCCCTTGCCCGCCGAACAGTTTTTTGCGGACTGTCTCCCCAATAATACATACCGCCGCGCCGCTGCGTAACTCG encodes:
- a CDS encoding ABC transporter permease, which gives rise to MLWNTILLALREIRRNILRSFLTVLGIVIGVAAVITMVTIGGGATAQIQQQIASMGSNMLMISPGKRLGPGQSTGNIPFKENDADAIAKEISSIAAVAPVSSQSIMAIFGNQNWTTQVTGTDNQYLKVTNRSIGAGREFSESELRSGAAVCIIGETVRKKLFGGQGALGEKIRLQKLSCDVIGVLEAKGQSTMGMDQDDIVVISLSTFHRRISGNQDVGLIQISVQQGSSTEKAQSDIRRLMRERRHLSASDDDNFNVMDMKEITKMLTGTTQLLTTLLGAVAAVSLLVGGIGIMNIMLVSVTERTREIGVRLAIGALENDVLTQFLVEAVVLSSLGGLVGIALATAASIVVARLMQVPYIFNPGINLLSFLFSAVIGVIFGFFPARRAARLDPIDALRHE
- a CDS encoding metal-dependent hydrolase; protein product: MTAPTHIAFSLATALLFGAEGSTVLGLAAGGALLPDIDHPQSAIGRVFFFFSIPLNKYFGHRGFIHSVILWLPLTVLGSFFFKPMLYLGMGALSHCLLDCLNISGVALLKPVTEKIFVLASQRYRIGTGSRQEFILMMALGFVGWGGGYIGSQGGIRTMLQAFMGNYQMAVDRYKREGTKQCYFEGKLRLADGNIKEGSWLVIGTEGSGPFTPLAVYDREENKIIHVPDQAEFLKAKIKVTEKDWHTLKLSGPSQLTKGTVYFKPGSKWHIAKEGEYVFGVLQYEGDVTLKPSTL